A genomic stretch from Anaerolinea thermophila UNI-1 includes:
- a CDS encoding NADH-quinone oxidoreductase subunit J family protein yields MSALQIVFLLIALLTLFSASMVVFARKTIHSAFWLILALFGVAATFATLEASFFAVIQVAVYIGAIAILIIFAVMLTRRSMEETGDQLLPGWGWAALVVLIAFGGIIYLLLQWQGVFQAPQVLTAGGENLEALGIALVMPDRYVIPFEVASVLLVAAMIGAIYVAGDLKKRS; encoded by the coding sequence ATGAGCGCTTTACAAATCGTCTTCTTGTTGATTGCTCTGCTGACGTTATTCTCGGCTTCAATGGTTGTCTTTGCTCGTAAGACCATCCATTCGGCTTTCTGGTTGATTCTGGCGTTGTTTGGTGTAGCCGCAACTTTTGCCACGCTGGAGGCTTCTTTCTTTGCCGTCATTCAGGTGGCGGTGTATATCGGCGCCATTGCCATTCTCATCATTTTTGCAGTGATGCTCACCCGCCGTTCCATGGAGGAAACCGGCGATCAACTGCTCCCCGGTTGGGGTTGGGCGGCACTGGTGGTGCTAATTGCCTTTGGGGGGATAATTTATTTGCTGTTGCAGTGGCAGGGAGTGTTTCAGGCTCCGCAGGTGCTGACAGCCGGCGGAGAAAATCTGGAAGCGTTGGGAATCGCCTTGGTCATGCCCGACCGCTATGTCATTCCGTTTGAGGTGGCGTCGGTTTTGCTGGTTGCCGCGATGATCGGCGCAATTTATGTCGCGGGTGACCTCAAGAAACGTTCCTGA
- the nuoK gene encoding NADH-quinone oxidoreductase subunit NuoK, protein MIPLAWYLIFSAGLFSIGLLGVLVRKNAVSILMGVELMLNAVNVNLLAFWRYLWAPEVDAQVFVAIVLIAAAAEAVVGLALIISAYRRRQTVVVDEMNLLKG, encoded by the coding sequence GTGATTCCACTGGCTTGGTACTTAATCTTTTCTGCGGGCTTGTTCTCCATTGGCTTGCTGGGAGTGTTGGTGCGTAAAAATGCCGTGTCCATTTTAATGGGCGTGGAATTGATGCTGAATGCCGTCAATGTTAACCTGCTGGCGTTCTGGCGTTACTTGTGGGCGCCTGAAGTGGATGCGCAGGTCTTTGTGGCAATCGTTTTGATTGCTGCTGCGGCAGAAGCAGTGGTGGGGTTAGCCCTGATTATCTCGGCTTATCGCCGCCGTCAGACTGTTGTGGTTGATGAAATGAATCTTCTTAAAGGGTAG